A section of the Paenibacillus yonginensis genome encodes:
- a CDS encoding ABC transporter permease, with product MNKILKVFSGSTLISLVAILLGLIVGAIVMLAGGYDPFLAYQSLFSQVFGNTYDFGETLREVTPLILTGFAFAFAARTGLFNIGGEGQFIIGMTAATVIGIKVHGLPVYIHAPLAVIAGGLFGGLWAAIVGYLKAKRGVNEVITSIMLNWIALYLANFIVRHFLLMEGKQRSENILPTASISFSWLSGLMNNARIHWGMLIAVLCAFFFYYFMWKTKQGYELRAVGNNPNAAQYAGMNVGRNVVKAMFISGIFAGLAGAFQILGVFQYQSVMSGSPGTGFDGIAVGLIGMNNPFGILLGAFLFGTLTYGSAGMSFGAGVPPELIRIVIGSIIFFIAAQGIVRWVIKPFYFKRKKEKVL from the coding sequence ATGAATAAAATTTTGAAGGTATTTTCCGGGAGTACGCTCATTTCACTGGTCGCCATCCTGCTGGGCCTGATTGTCGGCGCCATCGTTATGCTGGCCGGCGGATATGATCCTTTCCTGGCTTATCAATCGCTGTTCTCCCAGGTATTTGGCAACACTTACGACTTTGGCGAGACGCTGCGGGAAGTAACGCCGCTTATTTTAACCGGTTTTGCTTTTGCGTTTGCGGCCCGTACCGGTTTGTTTAATATCGGCGGCGAAGGTCAGTTTATTATCGGTATGACTGCAGCAACCGTTATCGGTATTAAAGTCCACGGGCTGCCGGTTTATATTCATGCACCGCTTGCCGTAATCGCCGGCGGTTTGTTCGGCGGACTTTGGGCGGCCATTGTTGGTTACCTGAAAGCCAAACGCGGGGTTAACGAAGTTATTACAAGTATCATGCTGAACTGGATTGCGCTTTATCTGGCCAATTTTATCGTCCGGCATTTCCTGCTTATGGAAGGCAAACAGCGTTCCGAAAATATTTTGCCGACGGCTTCGATTTCCTTCTCCTGGTTGTCCGGCTTGATGAACAACGCCCGGATCCACTGGGGAATGCTGATCGCTGTGCTTTGCGCGTTTTTCTTCTATTATTTTATGTGGAAAACCAAACAGGGCTACGAGCTTCGCGCGGTCGGCAACAATCCGAATGCTGCCCAGTACGCGGGAATGAATGTAGGCCGCAATGTCGTCAAGGCCATGTTTATCAGCGGTATCTTTGCCGGATTAGCCGGCGCTTTCCAAATTCTTGGCGTCTTCCAATATCAAAGCGTCATGTCGGGTTCTCCGGGAACCGGTTTTGACGGAATCGCTGTCGGTTTGATCGGAATGAACAATCCGTTTGGCATTCTGCTCGGCGCCTTTTTGTTCGGTACACTCACTTATGGTTCTGCGGGCATGAGCTTTGGTGCAGGCGTTCCGCCGGAATTGATCCGGATCGTCATCGGTTCGATCATTTTCTTCATCGCAGCCCAAGGCATCGTACGCTGGGTAATCAAGCCGTTCTACTTTAAACGCAAGAAAGAGAAGGTGTTGTAA
- a CDS encoding sensor domain-containing diguanylate cyclase, protein MICYWVTAILLFVSEGVSWLTPYNAGGVGLWETRHEVWIYVDLSILVLLGATELWLKRERKVYLKRAVLLCGILLSYELYFLLDPVVHGSEIILMMPLLISLVYFERNLLRAFSLLNILIYMLITIVPAAIRLTAFNTADFLLVMTLLIIGTFLGQGVITRSIEMRKAVENLAKSEQKLIVEKAISDKLLKMDALTGLYNHKTFHEYMENLIHHSEANGVSVHLAILDIDNFKTINDTFGHWVGDIVLKEVARNITELIRPNDFAARYGGEEFALIFADTTSEQAEACCEAIRAAVERMAIPQLEERNITISSGLFHYLPGDGKEKLFRNADSALYQAKRSGKNRVVVYQEQVQLLVPQI, encoded by the coding sequence ATGATTTGTTACTGGGTGACCGCGATCCTGCTGTTTGTATCGGAGGGAGTATCCTGGCTTACCCCTTACAATGCTGGTGGAGTCGGGTTATGGGAAACCCGGCATGAGGTATGGATTTATGTGGATTTGTCCATCCTGGTGCTGCTTGGCGCTACGGAGCTGTGGCTTAAGCGCGAGAGAAAGGTATATTTGAAGCGGGCGGTGCTGCTCTGCGGAATTCTGCTCAGCTATGAGCTTTATTTTTTGCTGGATCCGGTGGTGCATGGTTCGGAAATTATTTTGATGATGCCGCTGCTTATTTCTTTGGTTTATTTTGAAAGGAATCTGCTTCGGGCTTTCTCGCTTTTGAATATTCTGATCTACATGCTGATAACGATTGTTCCGGCTGCGATCCGTTTGACGGCTTTTAACACTGCCGATTTCCTGCTTGTTATGACCCTGCTGATTATCGGCACTTTTCTGGGCCAAGGCGTCATTACCCGCTCTATAGAGATGCGTAAAGCGGTTGAAAATCTCGCCAAATCCGAACAGAAGCTGATTGTGGAGAAAGCGATATCCGATAAGCTCCTGAAGATGGATGCATTGACGGGGCTGTACAATCATAAAACCTTTCATGAGTATATGGAGAATTTAATCCATCATTCGGAGGCCAATGGCGTTTCCGTCCACTTGGCGATTCTCGACATTGACAATTTCAAAACCATCAACGATACCTTTGGTCATTGGGTTGGCGATATTGTACTGAAAGAAGTGGCGAGAAATATTACGGAGCTGATCCGTCCGAACGATTTTGCCGCCCGGTACGGGGGAGAAGAATTCGCGTTGATTTTTGCAGATACCACATCCGAGCAGGCTGAAGCCTGTTGTGAAGCGATCAGGGCTGCTGTTGAGCGAATGGCCATTCCTCAACTGGAGGAGCGGAATATAACCATTAGCTCGGGGTTATTCCATTATCTCCCTGGCGATGGCAAAGAGAAGCTGTTCCGAAATGCAGATTCCGCTTTATATCAGGCTAAACGTTCCGGCAAAAACCGGGTAGTGGTTTATCAGGAACAGGTGCAGCTGCTGGTTCCGCAAATCTGA
- a CDS encoding YwbE family protein gives MDGTQRSSITPGLTVDIVLKQDQRTGKLTRGIVKDILTNSPNHPHGIKVRLQDGQVGRVKAIYIEGQ, from the coding sequence ATGGACGGAACCCAACGAAGCAGCATCACGCCGGGCCTTACGGTGGATATTGTCCTCAAACAGGATCAGCGGACAGGCAAACTGACGCGAGGGATCGTCAAAGATATTTTGACCAACTCCCCTAATCATCCGCACGGCATCAAAGTCCGTCTTCAGGACGGTCAGGTTGGACGAGTGAAAGCTATATATATAGAAGGCCAGTAA
- a CDS encoding general stress protein — MSKKWVGVFAEPKDVRATIDELKQHGFADDQLSVVTHYQTGIPMDEEVAGIQVFEIGGSNADQALSPFTGLDLPDKEAGIYEEHMKQGRLLLIADDLGRETGEVYQIFQQHHAVHSNYHEDGELTGEERFYGAQSNADTYYGDQHASLGQQTGQENRQGQR, encoded by the coding sequence ATGTCCAAGAAGTGGGTAGGCGTATTTGCTGAACCGAAGGATGTGAGGGCAACTATAGATGAACTCAAACAGCATGGCTTTGCGGATGATCAGCTTTCTGTAGTCACTCATTATCAAACGGGAATTCCGATGGATGAGGAGGTTGCTGGTATTCAGGTCTTTGAAATTGGCGGCAGCAATGCGGATCAGGCCTTGAGTCCTTTTACGGGCCTTGACCTTCCGGACAAGGAAGCGGGAATTTACGAGGAGCATATGAAGCAGGGACGGCTTTTATTAATTGCTGATGATCTCGGCCGGGAGACGGGAGAGGTCTATCAGATTTTCCAGCAGCATCATGCTGTTCATTCGAATTACCATGAAGACGGCGAATTAACGGGGGAAGAACGTTTCTATGGTGCGCAGAGCAATGCCGATACCTATTACGGGGACCAGCATGCCTCATTGGGCCAGCAGACCGGTCAGGAGAACAGGCAGGGCCAGCGCTGA
- a CDS encoding cell division protein ZapA: MAKSERISVAVEIYGTSYKIVGSNPEYMKKIASHVDDRMRALAKAHQHLDIPRLAVLTAVHMAEEAVQSDEIQLQLSEVLESREALKQELASLQENAVKQQERYVNLQEERSRLKAEVSEAAEQISKLESSLKQLEAQGEEKQAAAADAEKQIGDLKSAKGRVEVQLKAVQDELAQAKEKLAVLSRQLEEARKQETLVRSEEKRLKEELAKVQQQHKEKLGQLENQQKDKILLLDNQHKQERAKLEQQYKAQLENLEKQLKETEAHLAASQEEKSKLKQQLEGAGRREEQLSLESAQAAKEAETWKARAESRSQEIERLELSLQQASEHNETLEQGLSSYQEEIQSLKEQLAKGETDLEQALAEIETMMDGRKELAAERDRLAEAQLQLKAEANRRTEELQQVLKDMESLKDDRQQLQGEREELLGKLESLQKDLDQHADELRQALNQIDSMMNERRKWMADQEQWKEEQATLELAASEREEKLQQVYGEMNRLMDELEEAKLAAERVGEQAVAERQQAEEYLRQLDELREEMQVLKDHLQEQKRETEEYAALVDEREAELSSEKEQSARLRGLYEEAEERERRRDEAEQELRRQIAQWQQEAAAGQEQTAELSEKAAASEAEKVKLQDQLAMIGEQFEVISHEYRLLLAERELDLERSSKREEELESLKVEYAKLQREYNEWIELLEQDQLS; this comes from the coding sequence TTGGCTAAATCCGAACGAATTAGTGTTGCGGTTGAGATTTATGGAACATCCTATAAAATTGTCGGCAGTAACCCCGAATATATGAAAAAGATCGCCAGTCACGTTGATGATCGTATGCGTGCCTTGGCTAAAGCCCATCAGCATCTTGATATACCCCGTCTGGCTGTGTTAACCGCTGTTCACATGGCGGAAGAAGCGGTTCAGAGCGATGAGATTCAGCTTCAGCTTTCAGAGGTTCTGGAGAGCAGGGAAGCGTTGAAGCAAGAGCTGGCTTCGCTTCAGGAGAATGCGGTCAAACAGCAGGAGCGTTATGTGAATCTGCAGGAGGAACGTTCCCGCCTGAAGGCGGAGGTTTCGGAAGCAGCCGAGCAAATATCCAAGCTGGAAAGCAGCCTGAAGCAGCTTGAAGCTCAGGGAGAGGAGAAGCAGGCAGCCGCCGCGGATGCCGAGAAGCAAATTGGCGACCTTAAGAGTGCCAAAGGACGTGTTGAAGTCCAGTTGAAGGCCGTTCAGGACGAACTGGCGCAAGCCAAAGAGAAGCTGGCTGTGCTGAGCCGCCAGCTCGAGGAGGCCCGCAAGCAGGAGACGCTGGTTCGCAGCGAAGAGAAGCGGCTTAAAGAAGAGTTGGCCAAAGTACAGCAGCAGCACAAGGAGAAGCTGGGCCAGCTCGAGAATCAGCAGAAGGATAAAATCCTGTTGCTTGATAACCAGCATAAGCAGGAACGGGCCAAATTGGAGCAGCAGTACAAAGCCCAACTGGAGAATCTGGAGAAACAGCTTAAGGAAACGGAGGCCCATCTGGCTGCTTCCCAAGAGGAGAAAAGCAAGCTGAAGCAGCAGCTCGAAGGAGCAGGAAGACGTGAAGAGCAGCTGTCGCTGGAATCTGCGCAGGCTGCTAAAGAAGCTGAAACCTGGAAAGCCCGGGCGGAAAGCCGCTCCCAGGAGATTGAACGGCTGGAGCTAAGTTTGCAGCAGGCATCGGAGCATAATGAAACGCTGGAACAAGGTTTGTCTTCTTATCAGGAAGAGATTCAGTCGCTGAAAGAGCAGCTTGCCAAAGGGGAAACCGACCTGGAGCAGGCGCTTGCCGAAATCGAAACGATGATGGACGGCCGCAAAGAGCTGGCAGCCGAGCGGGACCGCCTGGCTGAAGCACAGCTGCAGTTAAAGGCTGAAGCCAATCGGCGGACCGAAGAACTGCAGCAGGTTCTGAAGGACATGGAGTCGCTTAAGGATGACCGGCAGCAGCTCCAAGGCGAACGGGAAGAGCTGCTGGGCAAGCTGGAATCGCTGCAAAAGGATCTGGATCAGCATGCGGATGAGCTGCGCCAGGCATTAAACCAAATTGATTCGATGATGAATGAACGCCGCAAATGGATGGCGGATCAGGAGCAGTGGAAGGAAGAACAGGCAACTCTGGAACTGGCGGCTTCGGAGCGTGAAGAGAAGCTGCAGCAGGTTTACGGGGAAATGAATCGCCTGATGGACGAGCTGGAAGAAGCGAAGCTGGCGGCTGAACGTGTCGGCGAACAAGCGGTAGCAGAACGTCAGCAAGCCGAAGAATACCTCCGCCAGCTCGATGAGCTGCGGGAGGAGATGCAAGTCCTCAAAGACCATCTGCAGGAGCAGAAACGGGAAACGGAAGAATATGCGGCTCTGGTTGATGAACGCGAAGCCGAACTTTCATCGGAGAAGGAGCAGTCCGCACGTCTGCGCGGACTGTATGAGGAAGCCGAGGAAAGAGAACGCCGGCGTGACGAAGCGGAGCAGGAGCTGCGGCGGCAGATTGCGCAGTGGCAGCAGGAAGCCGCTGCAGGGCAGGAGCAAACAGCCGAACTCAGCGAGAAAGCGGCAGCCTCGGAAGCAGAGAAAGTCAAACTTCAGGATCAGCTTGCGATGATTGGCGAACAGTTTGAAGTGATTTCGCACGAATACCGGCTGCTTCTGGCCGAAAGAGAGCTTGATCTGGAACGCTCCAGCAAACGGGAGGAAGAGCTGGAAAGCTTGAAAGTAGAGTATGCGAAGCTGCAAAGAGAATATAACGAGTGGATTGAGCTGCTAGAACAGGATCAGTTGTCTTAA
- the pheS gene encoding phenylalanine--tRNA ligase subunit alpha encodes MRERLEQLKQEALAELNGVLDAGQLNELRVKYLGKKGALTEILRGMGALSAEERPVIGQVANEVRGAIEAVIEEKQQKFEQQETERRLAAEKLDVTLPGRPLKQGGIHPLNRIIQEIEDIFIGMGYQIAEGPEVETDYFNFEALNLPKNHPARDMQDSFYLTEDLLMRTQTSPVQARTMKAKEGEVPVKIICPGKVYRRDDDDATHSFQFHQIEGLVIGKNIRMSDLKGTLLQFSQKMFGPNTEIRLRPSFFPFTEPSIEVDVTCVKCGGKGCRVCKHSGWLEILGSGMVHPRVLEMGGYDPEQYTGFAFGMGVERIAMLKYGVDDIRHFYNNDIRFLEQFARH; translated from the coding sequence ATGAGAGAACGTTTGGAACAGCTGAAACAGGAGGCGCTTGCCGAGCTGAACGGCGTGTTGGATGCCGGTCAGCTGAACGAGCTGAGAGTCAAGTATCTGGGTAAAAAAGGAGCTTTGACCGAAATTTTGCGCGGTATGGGGGCGCTGAGTGCCGAAGAGCGTCCGGTGATCGGACAGGTGGCCAATGAGGTGCGCGGCGCTATCGAAGCGGTCATTGAGGAGAAGCAGCAGAAATTCGAACAGCAGGAAACGGAGCGCCGTTTGGCAGCCGAGAAGCTGGATGTCACGCTGCCGGGCCGTCCGCTGAAGCAGGGTGGCATTCATCCGCTGAACCGGATTATCCAGGAGATTGAGGATATTTTTATCGGCATGGGTTATCAAATTGCAGAAGGTCCTGAAGTAGAAACCGATTATTTCAACTTCGAGGCGCTGAACCTGCCGAAGAACCATCCGGCCCGTGATATGCAGGATTCCTTCTATTTGACGGAAGATCTGCTGATGCGGACGCAGACTTCTCCGGTTCAGGCCCGTACGATGAAAGCGAAGGAAGGCGAGGTGCCGGTTAAGATCATTTGCCCGGGTAAAGTGTACCGCCGTGACGATGATGATGCGACACACTCCTTCCAGTTCCATCAGATCGAAGGTCTGGTCATCGGTAAAAACATCCGGATGAGCGACCTCAAGGGCACGCTGCTCCAGTTCAGTCAAAAGATGTTTGGACCAAACACGGAAATCCGTCTTCGTCCGAGCTTCTTCCCTTTCACCGAACCAAGTATTGAAGTCGATGTAACGTGCGTGAAATGCGGCGGCAAAGGCTGCCGGGTTTGTAAGCATTCGGGCTGGCTTGAGATTCTGGGCAGTGGAATGGTTCATCCGCGTGTACTTGAAATGGGCGGCTACGATCCGGAGCAATATACCGGTTTTGCGTTTGGTATGGGAGTAGAGCGGATTGCCATGCTGAAATACGGCGTGGACGACATTCGTCATTTCTATAACAACGACATTCGTTTCCTGGAACAATTCGCACGTCATTAA
- a CDS encoding cupredoxin domain-containing protein — MKKRMFSLIAGALLLILAACTRESGQANNEEANKPVPEAETQLVVKAVNYEFDQKVYHLKAGVPVQITLDNEDGNHGLRIPELGVKLDQAQPSTVITPDKAGEYEMSCSIPCGPGHKAMKAQVIVE, encoded by the coding sequence ATGAAAAAAAGGATGTTCTCCCTGATTGCGGGAGCTCTGCTGCTGATTCTTGCCGCCTGCACCCGCGAATCCGGCCAGGCCAATAACGAGGAAGCGAACAAGCCGGTTCCCGAAGCGGAAACCCAATTAGTCGTCAAAGCCGTAAATTATGAATTTGACCAGAAGGTCTATCACTTAAAAGCAGGCGTTCCGGTGCAAATTACCCTTGATAATGAAGATGGAAACCACGGTCTCCGTATTCCCGAGCTGGGCGTCAAACTGGATCAGGCCCAACCATCAACCGTTATTACGCCTGATAAGGCCGGCGAATATGAAATGTCCTGCTCCATACCCTGCGGTCCCGGGCATAAAGCTATGAAAGCCCAAGTTATCGTCGAATAA
- a CDS encoding phage holin family protein, translating into MHFLGHVVRFIVSALVLLVVGWLVPQFTVGSFGSALLLALVIALLGWIIEGIFGKRVTPFGRGIVGFIVSAVVIWLAQFVVTNVSVSFIGALLAALVIGIIDLFIPIATPFNAARDRK; encoded by the coding sequence ATGCATTTCCTTGGACACGTTGTCCGGTTTATCGTATCCGCACTGGTCCTTCTCGTAGTAGGTTGGCTGGTGCCCCAATTTACTGTTGGTTCTTTTGGCAGCGCCCTTCTGCTTGCCTTGGTTATTGCTCTGCTGGGCTGGATTATTGAAGGGATTTTCGGCAAAAGAGTCACACCGTTTGGACGAGGAATTGTAGGTTTCATCGTCAGCGCCGTTGTGATCTGGCTTGCGCAGTTCGTTGTTACCAACGTTAGCGTATCCTTTATCGGCGCATTGCTTGCAGCCCTGGTTATCGGGATTATTGACCTCTTCATTCCGATTGCCACGCCATTTAACGCGGCAAGAGACAGAAAATAA
- the pheT gene encoding phenylalanine--tRNA ligase subunit beta, whose product MKVSTSWLSDYISLENVDINELAEQITRSGIEIDSVESVNKGVTKVVVGYVKTKEKHPDADKLNIVTVDAGQEEELQIVCGAKNIDAGQKVPIALVGAKLPGGLEIKKAKLRGVPSQGMVCSAKELGLNDKLLPKDQQEGILVLPPETQIGTPIEQVLDLNNQILDFDLTPNRSDCLSMLGAAYEVGAILAREIKLPEANIVENSAKAADSISVKISNPEFCSHFAVRVISNVKIGRSPQWMQNRLMAAGIRPINNVVDVTNYVMLEYGQPLHAYDADRIAGSQIEVRVSREGETIETLDGQERKLPAGALLITDAEKPIGLAGVMGGANSEVTEDTVNIVLEAAKFDGGVVRKLSRLFGLRSEASQRFEKEVDPNRVIPALNRAAALIAELAGCTVQHGIVESGGEEVKPLVIPLSLAKLNQFLGTDISTLEVKTILSRLHFESGDLPNNTLEVKVPTRRGDITRDVDLIEEVARLYGYDKIPTTLIEGPTTQGGYTKSQLLRRSIRTMLTSGGLQEVLSYSFANREAETLFPTLRESRHSVKLAMPMSEDRSILRTSLIPQLMDVASFNRNRKQDNLALFEIGSVFQSEEEKLTVQPKEILMLGLLMAGLRQEKQWNLNPDKVDFYDLKGAVESVFAYLGLEGKISYEADGPEGFHPGRSASIYLENNQVKERIGVLGQIHPDIQRSKELDDTYVAEIKLEPLFAAESPAIEYRDLPRFPSVQRDIAVVVDQSVTAAELLKSIQDNTGELLEHVHVFDIFTGSKLGEGKKSVALSLVYRHMERTLTDEEIAEVHGRAVAALEQTFGAELRK is encoded by the coding sequence ATGAAAGTATCAACCTCTTGGTTGTCTGATTATATATCGCTTGAAAATGTAGATATCAACGAGCTTGCCGAGCAGATTACACGTTCCGGCATCGAGATCGACAGCGTGGAATCCGTAAATAAAGGCGTTACCAAAGTAGTAGTGGGTTATGTCAAAACCAAAGAGAAACATCCCGACGCGGACAAGTTGAACATTGTAACTGTAGATGCCGGACAGGAAGAAGAACTTCAAATCGTATGCGGGGCTAAAAATATCGACGCCGGTCAGAAAGTGCCGATTGCGCTTGTCGGAGCCAAACTGCCCGGCGGACTGGAGATCAAGAAAGCCAAGCTGCGCGGCGTACCTTCCCAAGGTATGGTTTGCTCGGCCAAGGAACTTGGCCTGAACGACAAGCTCCTGCCGAAAGATCAACAGGAAGGAATTCTGGTGCTGCCTCCGGAGACGCAGATTGGAACTCCGATTGAACAGGTGCTGGATCTGAACAATCAAATTTTGGACTTTGACCTGACACCGAACCGCTCGGACTGCCTCAGTATGCTGGGTGCGGCTTATGAAGTCGGCGCGATTTTGGCCCGTGAGATTAAGCTGCCGGAAGCCAACATTGTAGAGAATTCAGCTAAAGCTGCGGATTCCATTTCCGTAAAAATAAGCAATCCCGAGTTCTGCAGCCATTTTGCGGTTCGTGTCATTTCCAACGTCAAGATCGGCCGTTCCCCGCAGTGGATGCAGAATCGCTTGATGGCGGCCGGCATTCGTCCGATCAACAACGTGGTTGATGTAACCAACTATGTCATGCTGGAATATGGCCAGCCGCTCCATGCTTATGATGCAGACCGTATAGCAGGCAGCCAGATTGAAGTACGCGTATCCCGCGAAGGGGAAACGATTGAAACGTTGGACGGACAAGAACGCAAGCTCCCTGCGGGTGCTCTGCTGATCACCGATGCGGAGAAGCCGATTGGCCTTGCAGGCGTTATGGGCGGAGCCAACTCCGAGGTAACCGAGGACACGGTGAATATCGTGCTCGAAGCGGCCAAATTTGATGGTGGTGTGGTTCGCAAGCTTTCCCGTCTGTTTGGACTTCGTTCTGAAGCCTCCCAGCGTTTTGAGAAGGAAGTGGATCCGAACCGGGTCATTCCTGCACTTAACCGGGCTGCAGCGCTGATCGCCGAGCTTGCCGGCTGTACCGTACAGCATGGCATTGTCGAAAGCGGCGGTGAAGAAGTTAAGCCACTTGTGATTCCTTTGTCCCTGGCGAAATTGAATCAGTTCCTGGGCACTGACATTTCGACCTTGGAAGTGAAAACGATCCTGTCCCGGCTGCATTTCGAATCCGGGGATCTGCCAAATAACACACTTGAGGTGAAGGTGCCGACTCGCCGCGGCGATATTACCCGCGATGTGGATTTGATTGAAGAGGTGGCCCGTTTGTACGGCTACGACAAAATTCCGACAACGTTGATCGAAGGGCCGACCACGCAAGGCGGATATACGAAATCCCAGCTGCTGCGCCGGAGCATCCGTACGATGCTGACGAGCGGCGGCTTGCAGGAGGTTCTTTCTTACTCCTTCGCCAACCGGGAAGCGGAGACTCTGTTCCCGACTTTGCGAGAGAGCCGTCATTCCGTGAAGCTGGCTATGCCGATGAGCGAAGACCGCAGCATCCTGCGCACCAGTCTGATTCCTCAGCTGATGGACGTTGCCAGCTTTAACCGCAACCGCAAGCAGGATAATCTGGCTTTGTTCGAAATCGGCTCGGTGTTCCAAAGTGAAGAAGAAAAGTTGACCGTACAGCCGAAAGAAATCCTAATGCTCGGCTTGCTGATGGCTGGTCTGCGTCAGGAGAAGCAGTGGAACCTGAATCCGGATAAAGTAGACTTCTACGATCTGAAAGGCGCTGTCGAAAGCGTGTTTGCTTATCTGGGGCTGGAAGGAAAGATCTCCTATGAAGCGGATGGTCCTGAAGGCTTCCACCCGGGACGTTCGGCCTCTATTTACCTGGAGAATAATCAGGTTAAAGAACGTATCGGCGTGCTCGGGCAAATTCACCCTGACATTCAGCGCAGCAAGGAACTGGACGATACGTACGTGGCCGAGATCAAGCTTGAACCTCTGTTTGCTGCGGAGAGCCCGGCGATCGAATATCGTGACCTGCCAAGATTTCCTTCCGTTCAGCGCGATATCGCGGTGGTTGTGGATCAAAGCGTGACGGCCGCGGAGCTGCTCAAGTCCATCCAGGATAATACGGGCGAACTGCTTGAGCATGTACACGTCTTTGACATCTTCACCGGCAGCAAGCTTGGAGAGGGGAAAAAGAGCGTTGCCTTGTCCCTGGTCTACCGTCACATGGAGCGTACGCTTACCGATGAGGAGATTGCAGAAGTGCACGGACGAGCGGTAGCCGCGCTGGAGCAAACTTTCGGAGCAGAATTAAGAAAATAG
- a CDS encoding ABC transporter permease, producing the protein MDWVTTLGQLINTTLVFSTALIFAALGGIFSERSGVTNLGLEGFMMFGAFASAVGTYYAEEAGMGAASPWIGMIAALVLGVITSLIHAVASITFKADQTISGIVINFLAAGATLYLVKLIFDGNGETPLLTEVFNKVSIPGLSKIPIIGEGLFHNYPTTYIAIILVFVGYYVLFKTPFGLRLRAVGEHPSAADTAGINVNRMRYIGVMISGGLAALGGATVTLTTTSTFAHNTISGQGYIAIAAMIFGKWNPLGAFGAAAFFGLSQAVRTYVTLFDWSKDIPQEFIYMLPYLLTIIVLVAAVGRSAAPSALGQPYDPSKR; encoded by the coding sequence ATGGATTGGGTAACGACACTGGGGCAGTTAATAAATACAACGCTTGTCTTTTCTACAGCGCTTATCTTTGCCGCGCTTGGCGGTATTTTCTCGGAGCGTTCCGGGGTTACGAACCTGGGGCTCGAAGGTTTTATGATGTTCGGCGCGTTTGCTTCGGCTGTCGGCACTTATTATGCCGAGGAAGCCGGCATGGGCGCCGCGTCCCCTTGGATCGGCATGATCGCTGCGCTTGTGCTCGGCGTCATTACTTCCCTGATTCATGCGGTGGCTTCGATCACCTTTAAAGCCGATCAGACGATCAGCGGTATCGTGATCAACTTTCTGGCGGCCGGAGCCACCTTGTACCTGGTTAAGCTGATCTTCGACGGCAACGGCGAAACGCCGCTGTTGACGGAAGTGTTTAACAAGGTTTCGATACCGGGATTGTCCAAAATCCCGATTATCGGCGAAGGTTTGTTCCACAACTATCCGACCACTTATATCGCGATTATCCTGGTGTTTGTCGGGTATTATGTACTGTTCAAAACACCGTTTGGCCTCCGGCTTCGGGCGGTCGGCGAACACCCAAGCGCTGCGGATACAGCCGGGATCAACGTCAACCGGATGCGTTATATCGGCGTTATGATCAGCGGTGGTTTGGCCGCGCTTGGCGGAGCTACCGTCACGTTGACCACAACCAGTACATTTGCGCATAATACGATCTCCGGCCAAGGCTACATCGCAATCGCAGCGATGATCTTTGGCAAGTGGAACCCGCTGGGTGCTTTTGGCGCAGCCGCGTTCTTCGGCTTATCGCAAGCGGTGCGGACGTATGTCACCCTGTTCGACTGGTCCAAGGATATTCCGCAGGAATTTATTTATATGCTGCCATACCTGCTGACGATCATTGTTCTGGTAGCAGCGGTTGGCCGCTCGGCGGCCCCTTCCGCTTTGGGCCAGCCTTACGATCCAAGCAAACGTTAG